One genomic segment of Paraburkholderia phymatum STM815 includes these proteins:
- a CDS encoding ureidoglycolate lyase: MKLLRYGPKGQEKPGLLDAQGKIRDLSNVVADIDGSALTDAALAKLRAIDPASLPVVEGNPRIGPCVGKIGKFVCIGLNYADHAAESNLPVPTEPVVFNKWTSAIVGPNDGIEIPRGSKKTDWEVELGVVIGKEAKYVDEANALDYVAGYCVINDVSEREWQIERAGQWDKGKGFDTFGPIGPWVVTRDEVPDPQNLKLWLEVDGHRYQNGSTKTMVFGVAKLVSYLSQCMSLQPGDVISTGTPPGVGMGVKPEPVYLKAGQTVKLGIEGLGEQAQKTYSAE; this comes from the coding sequence ATGAAACTGCTTCGTTATGGACCGAAGGGCCAGGAAAAGCCGGGCTTGCTGGATGCGCAGGGCAAGATTCGCGATCTGTCGAATGTGGTCGCCGACATCGACGGCAGCGCGTTGACTGACGCAGCGCTCGCTAAGCTGCGCGCGATCGATCCGGCGTCGCTGCCGGTGGTTGAAGGCAATCCACGCATCGGACCGTGTGTCGGCAAGATTGGCAAGTTTGTGTGTATTGGCCTGAACTATGCTGACCATGCGGCCGAATCGAATCTGCCCGTACCGACCGAGCCTGTCGTTTTCAACAAGTGGACGAGCGCGATCGTCGGTCCTAACGATGGCATCGAGATTCCGCGCGGCTCGAAGAAGACGGACTGGGAAGTCGAGCTGGGCGTCGTGATCGGCAAGGAGGCGAAGTATGTCGACGAAGCGAATGCGCTTGATTACGTTGCGGGCTATTGCGTGATCAACGATGTATCCGAGCGCGAATGGCAGATCGAGCGCGCGGGTCAATGGGACAAGGGCAAGGGTTTTGACACGTTCGGCCCGATCGGGCCGTGGGTTGTCACCCGGGACGAAGTGCCCGATCCGCAAAATTTGAAGCTGTGGCTGGAGGTGGACGGGCATCGTTATCAGAATGGCAGCACGAAGACGATGGTATTTGGCGTGGCCAAGCTGGTTTCTTATCTCTCTCAATGTATGAGCCTCCAGCCTGGTGATGTGATTTCTACTGGCACGCCGCCTGGTGTAGGAATGGGCGTCAAGCCCGAGCCGGTGTATTTGAAGGCTGGGCAGACTGTGAAACTCGGAATTGAAGGGCTTGGCGAGCAAGCCCAGAAGACTTATTCGGCCGAATAG
- a CDS encoding SDR family oxidoreductase — protein sequence MVQRLAGKTALITAAGQGIGLATAELFAREGARVIATDIRIDALKDKPVEARTLDVLDGAAIHALAQEIGPVDVLFNCAGYVHAGSILEASEEDWDFAFDLNAKAMYRMIRAFLPAMLEKGGGSIINMSSAASSVKGVPNRFVYGASKAAVIGLTKAIAADFVTRGVRCNAICPGTVHSPSLEQRIAEQAKAQGSTVDAVHAAFVARQPMGRVGKPEEIAALALYLASDESAFTTGQAHVIDGGWSN from the coding sequence ATGGTACAAAGACTGGCCGGGAAGACGGCCTTGATCACGGCGGCAGGACAGGGCATCGGCCTGGCCACGGCCGAGCTTTTCGCGCGTGAAGGCGCGCGCGTCATCGCCACCGACATCCGCATCGACGCGCTCAAGGACAAACCGGTCGAAGCGCGTACGCTGGATGTTCTGGACGGCGCGGCGATCCACGCGCTCGCGCAGGAAATTGGACCGGTCGATGTGCTGTTCAATTGCGCTGGCTACGTGCACGCGGGCTCGATCCTCGAAGCAAGCGAAGAGGATTGGGACTTCGCGTTCGATCTGAACGCGAAGGCGATGTACCGGATGATCCGCGCGTTCTTGCCTGCGATGCTGGAGAAGGGCGGCGGGTCGATCATCAATATGTCGTCGGCGGCATCGAGCGTGAAGGGCGTGCCGAACCGCTTCGTGTATGGTGCGTCGAAAGCCGCCGTCATCGGCCTGACCAAGGCTATCGCCGCGGACTTCGTGACGCGCGGCGTGCGCTGCAACGCGATCTGTCCGGGCACGGTACACTCGCCTTCGCTCGAACAGCGCATTGCGGAACAGGCGAAAGCGCAGGGCTCGACGGTCGATGCGGTGCATGCTGCGTTCGTCGCGCGTCAGCCGATGGGCCGTGTCGGCAAGCCGGAGGAGATTGCGGCGCTGGCGTTGTATCTGGCGTCGGACGAGTCGGCGTTTACGACGGGCCAGGCGCATGTGATCGACGGCGGCTGGTCGAATTGA
- a CDS encoding amidohydrolase family protein, with product MQIDAHQHYWNPERGDYGWLTPELAPLYRTFGPDDLAPLRERAGVARTVVVQAAPTVDETRYLLELASNEPSIAGVVGWVPMLDPDAPALIAELAQKRKFKGVRPMLQDLPDDNWIANPALKPAVDALIASDLAFDALIFTRHVDALETFIARFPQLRVVIDHGAKPPIRNGDAGWHAWAEGITRLAKLPHVHCKLSGLATEAAQGWTEATLRPYVDHLLAAFGPKRLMWGSDWPVLNLNGDYLLWHSIATLLLSSLSDAERDAVFGGNAAAFYRL from the coding sequence ATGCAAATCGACGCACACCAGCATTACTGGAACCCCGAGCGTGGCGACTACGGCTGGCTGACGCCGGAACTCGCGCCGCTCTATCGCACGTTCGGCCCTGATGATCTGGCGCCGCTGCGCGAACGCGCGGGCGTGGCGCGCACGGTCGTCGTGCAGGCCGCGCCGACCGTCGACGAGACGCGCTATCTGCTCGAACTCGCGAGCAACGAACCGTCTATCGCGGGCGTCGTCGGCTGGGTGCCGATGCTCGATCCCGACGCGCCCGCCTTGATCGCGGAACTCGCGCAGAAGCGGAAATTCAAGGGCGTGCGGCCGATGCTGCAAGATCTGCCCGACGACAACTGGATTGCGAATCCCGCATTGAAGCCCGCTGTCGATGCATTGATCGCCAGCGACCTCGCGTTCGATGCGCTGATCTTCACGCGTCATGTCGATGCCCTCGAAACGTTCATCGCGCGCTTTCCGCAGTTGCGTGTCGTGATCGACCATGGCGCGAAGCCGCCGATCCGCAACGGCGATGCGGGCTGGCACGCATGGGCCGAGGGCATCACGCGGCTCGCAAAGCTGCCGCACGTGCATTGCAAGCTCTCGGGGCTCGCGACGGAAGCCGCGCAAGGCTGGACGGAAGCGACGCTGCGTCCGTACGTCGATCACCTGCTCGCGGCATTCGGGCCGAAGCGGTTGATGTGGGGCAGCGACTGGCCCGTACTGAACCTGAACGGCGACTACCTGCTATGGCATTCGATCGCGACGCTGTTGCTGTCGTCGCTTTCCGATGCAGAGCGCGATGCGGTATTCGGCGGCAATGCAGCCGCGTTCTATCGGCTTTGA
- a CDS encoding aldo/keto reductase encodes MTDAAVSNVSKRRKIGRRSLEVTGLGLGTAPLGGLYRDLADEEAFGAVQAAWDAGVRYFDTAPHYGHTKAEHRLGDALRRYPRHEFVLSTKVGRHYVPRKHPYDGSEGWQNPLPFEAIYDYTHDGILRSFEDSQQRMGIVDIDILLVHDIGVATHGERNAHYCQQLTHGGGFRALDDLRSQGAVQAVGLGVNEGAAILDAIRDFDIDCALLAGRYTLLEQATLADLLPECEKRNVSILLGGAFNSGILALGVEGDLKFNYGEAPKEIIERVARLEAVCKEHGVPLAAAALQFPYAHPAVATVLTGARNAAELRENVASFDKPIPAELWQALRDKGLLDSRAPVPAA; translated from the coding sequence ATGACGGATGCGGCAGTTTCAAACGTGAGCAAGCGGCGCAAGATCGGACGGCGCTCGCTCGAAGTCACGGGCCTCGGTTTGGGCACTGCGCCGCTCGGCGGACTCTACCGCGATCTCGCCGACGAAGAAGCATTCGGCGCCGTTCAGGCCGCGTGGGACGCGGGCGTGCGTTACTTCGATACCGCGCCGCACTACGGCCATACGAAAGCCGAGCATCGTCTGGGCGATGCGCTGCGGCGCTATCCGCGCCATGAGTTCGTGCTGTCGACCAAGGTCGGACGCCACTATGTGCCGCGCAAGCATCCGTACGACGGCAGCGAAGGCTGGCAAAATCCGCTGCCCTTCGAAGCAATCTACGACTATACGCACGACGGCATTCTGCGTTCGTTCGAAGACAGCCAGCAGCGCATGGGTATCGTCGATATCGACATCCTGCTGGTGCACGACATCGGCGTGGCGACGCACGGCGAGCGCAACGCGCATTACTGTCAGCAACTGACGCACGGCGGCGGCTTTCGCGCGCTCGACGATCTGCGCTCGCAAGGCGCCGTGCAGGCAGTCGGTCTCGGCGTCAACGAAGGCGCGGCGATCCTCGATGCGATACGCGACTTCGACATCGATTGCGCGCTGCTCGCCGGCCGCTACACGCTGCTCGAACAGGCCACGCTCGCCGATCTGCTGCCCGAATGCGAAAAGCGCAATGTCAGTATTCTGCTGGGCGGCGCGTTCAATTCGGGGATTCTCGCGCTCGGCGTCGAAGGCGATCTGAAGTTCAACTATGGCGAAGCGCCGAAGGAAATCATAGAACGCGTCGCGCGTCTCGAAGCCGTGTGCAAGGAGCATGGCGTGCCGCTTGCCGCCGCGGCGCTGCAGTTTCCGTATGCGCATCCCGCTGTCGCCACGGTGTTGACGGGCGCGCGCAATGCGGCTGAACTGCGCGAGAATGTGGCTTCATTCGACAAGCCCATTCCCGCTGAACTCTGGCAGGCGCTGCGCGATAAAGGATTGCTCGATTCGCGCGCGCCCGTGCCGGCAGCCTAG
- a CDS encoding UxaA family hydrolase, translating into MTDLSLVNGTQPELQGYLRGDGRKGIRNVVAVAYLVECAHHVAREIVAQFRPSLDAFDDASAERDAPVHLIGFPGCYPNSYAEKMMEQLATHPNVGAVLFVSLGCESMNKHYLVDVVRASGRPVHVLTIQEKGGTRSTIQYGVDWVREARSELAKQKKMPMALSELVIGTICGGSDGTSGITANPAVGRAFDHFIEHDATCIFEETGELVGCEFHMKSRAARDDLGDEIVACVAKAARYYTILGHGSFAPGNADGGLTTQEEKSLGAYAKSGASPIVGIVKPGDVPPTGGLYLLDVVPDGEPRFGFPNISDNAEIAELIACGAHVILFTTGRGSVVGSAISPVIKVCANPDTYRNLSGDMDVDAGRILEGRATLDEVGREVFDLTLAVAQGAASKSESLGHQEFILTYKTFEPVGPACLPSNAALPHRIVSVAAQ; encoded by the coding sequence ATGACCGACCTTTCCTTAGTCAATGGAACGCAGCCCGAGCTGCAAGGCTATCTGCGCGGCGATGGACGCAAAGGCATCCGCAACGTGGTCGCGGTGGCGTATCTCGTCGAATGCGCGCATCACGTGGCACGCGAGATCGTCGCGCAGTTTCGCCCGTCGCTCGACGCGTTCGACGACGCCTCCGCCGAACGCGACGCACCCGTGCATCTGATCGGTTTTCCGGGCTGTTATCCGAACAGCTACGCTGAAAAGATGATGGAACAGCTGGCGACGCATCCGAACGTCGGCGCGGTGCTGTTCGTTTCGCTCGGTTGCGAGAGCATGAACAAGCATTATCTGGTCGATGTGGTGCGAGCGAGCGGCCGCCCCGTTCACGTGCTGACGATTCAGGAAAAAGGCGGCACGCGCAGCACGATTCAATACGGTGTCGACTGGGTGCGCGAAGCGCGCAGCGAACTCGCGAAACAGAAGAAGATGCCGATGGCGCTGTCCGAACTCGTGATCGGCACGATCTGCGGCGGCTCGGACGGCACGAGCGGCATCACGGCAAATCCGGCCGTGGGCCGCGCGTTCGATCATTTCATCGAGCACGACGCAACCTGCATTTTCGAGGAGACGGGCGAACTGGTCGGCTGCGAGTTTCATATGAAAAGCCGCGCGGCGCGCGACGATCTCGGCGATGAAATCGTCGCGTGCGTCGCGAAGGCCGCGCGCTATTACACGATACTCGGCCACGGCAGCTTTGCTCCCGGCAACGCGGACGGCGGATTGACGACGCAGGAAGAAAAGTCGCTAGGTGCGTATGCGAAGAGCGGCGCGTCTCCGATCGTCGGCATCGTGAAGCCCGGCGACGTGCCGCCAACGGGCGGTCTCTATCTGCTCGATGTCGTGCCCGACGGCGAACCGCGCTTCGGCTTTCCGAACATCAGCGACAACGCGGAGATCGCCGAATTGATCGCGTGCGGCGCGCATGTGATCTTGTTCACGACGGGACGCGGCTCGGTGGTCGGCTCGGCGATTTCGCCCGTCATCAAGGTCTGCGCGAATCCGGATACCTATCGCAATCTGTCGGGCGACATGGATGTCGATGCGGGGCGTATCCTTGAGGGCCGCGCCACACTGGACGAAGTGGGCCGCGAAGTGTTCGACCTGACGCTCGCCGTCGCACAGGGCGCGGCATCGAAATCCGAGTCGCTCGGGCACCAGGAGTTTATTCTTACGTACAAGACGTTCGAGCCGGTCGGGCCCGCATGCCTGCCTTCCAATGCGGCGCTGCCGCATCGGATCGTCAGCGTGGCGGCACAGTGA
- a CDS encoding UxaA family hydrolase, whose product MTDKTDARLILLSPDDNCLIAAARLDAGTQIDIEGERVTLAKTIELGHKLARRQLHADEKVLRYGAAIGHVTVDVARGEHLHTHNLESDYLPTYTHDAGHAFVHH is encoded by the coding sequence ATGACCGACAAGACGGACGCCCGCCTCATTCTGCTGAGCCCCGACGACAACTGCCTGATCGCCGCCGCGCGCCTCGATGCCGGCACGCAGATCGATATCGAAGGCGAGCGCGTCACGCTCGCGAAAACGATCGAACTCGGTCACAAGCTCGCGCGCCGCCAGTTGCATGCCGATGAAAAGGTGCTGCGCTACGGCGCGGCGATCGGCCACGTGACCGTCGACGTCGCACGTGGCGAGCATCTGCACACGCACAACCTCGAAAGCGATTACCTGCCGACGTATACCCACGACGCAGGCCACGCATTCGTTCATCACTGA
- a CDS encoding ABC transporter permease codes for MKNSVPAFASAQGMGASAARPRIEFARLRDLALVPALALLIVIGAFVSPSFLTKANLISVLGASAALALVVLAESLIVLTGKFDLSLESTVGIAPAVGAMLVMPAASAGFGFEWPAAAGLLAIVVVGALIGFINGFLVVRLRLNAFIVTLAMLIVLRGMLVGATKGGTLFDMPPSFFALATTIVLGLPLSVWLAAIAFGIAAFMLRYHRLGRALYAIGGNPEAARAAGIRVERITWGVFVLGSALASIGGLVVTGYVGAINANQGNGMIFTVFAAAVIGGISLDGGKGTMLGALSGVLLLGVVQNLLTLAQVPSFWIQAIYGAIILGSLMVARLASGEGQN; via the coding sequence ATGAAGAATAGTGTGCCTGCGTTTGCCTCGGCTCAAGGGATGGGCGCAAGCGCCGCGCGTCCGCGCATCGAGTTCGCGCGTCTGCGCGATCTCGCGCTGGTGCCCGCGCTCGCGTTGCTGATCGTGATCGGCGCGTTCGTCAGTCCGAGCTTTTTGACCAAAGCGAATCTGATCAGTGTGCTGGGTGCGTCTGCGGCATTGGCGCTCGTCGTACTCGCCGAATCGCTGATCGTGCTGACGGGCAAATTCGATCTCTCGCTCGAATCGACGGTCGGCATTGCACCCGCCGTCGGCGCGATGCTCGTGATGCCCGCGGCGTCCGCCGGTTTCGGCTTCGAATGGCCTGCGGCCGCCGGCTTGCTGGCGATCGTCGTGGTCGGCGCGCTGATCGGTTTCATCAACGGCTTTCTCGTCGTGCGGCTACGGCTCAACGCGTTCATCGTCACGCTCGCGATGCTGATCGTGCTGCGCGGCATGCTGGTCGGCGCGACGAAGGGCGGCACGCTGTTCGACATGCCGCCGTCGTTCTTCGCGCTCGCGACCACCATCGTGCTCGGCTTGCCGCTCTCCGTGTGGCTCGCTGCCATTGCGTTCGGCATCGCGGCGTTCATGTTGCGCTATCACCGGCTGGGCCGTGCGCTGTATGCGATCGGCGGCAATCCTGAAGCGGCGCGCGCAGCGGGCATACGCGTCGAGCGCATCACGTGGGGCGTATTCGTGCTCGGCAGCGCGCTGGCGTCGATCGGCGGACTGGTCGTGACGGGTTACGTCGGCGCGATCAACGCGAATCAGGGCAACGGCATGATCTTCACGGTGTTCGCGGCGGCCGTGATCGGCGGCATCTCGCTCGATGGCGGCAAGGGCACGATGCTCGGCGCGCTCTCGGGCGTTCTGCTGCTCGGGGTCGTGCAGAACCTGCTGACGCTCGCGCAGGTGCCGTCGTTCTGGATTCAGGCGATCTACGGCGCCATCATTCTCGGCTCGCTGATGGTTGCTCGACTGGCCAGCGGCGAAGGACAAAACTGA
- a CDS encoding sugar ABC transporter ATP-binding protein: protein MIDDANASTRAVVEALGVGKRFGNHAALRDVSMRVMPGESHALVGRNGAGKSTLVSILTGLRKSDTGEVRFGGEAAPPVADRDAWRERVACVYQHSTIIRELSVAENLFINRQHTRNGVIDWRMMRRDARALLDHWKIDVREDARAGDLTVEARQLIEIARALSYGARFIILDEPTAQLDGDEIKRLFKRIEELQREGVTFLFISHHLQEVYEICQAVTVLRDARHIVSAPVSALPRDKLIEAMTGERGGLNVTDAASRDPLPAHAAVALQVEGLAGADYEDVSFAVKRGEVIGLTGATSSGRTSVAEAIAGLRKPQRGSIRVDGEALPPGDVPAALKRGIGCVPKDRHHEGLVLTQSVAENASMTIARVLGKFGIAPPAKKNAFGKKMIDALGIVAQGPEHVVSGLSGGNQQKVVMARALATNPDVLVLIDPTAGVDVKSKEALLSVVDRVRDEGKAVIVASGELDDLRTCDRVLVMFRGRIAAEFPAGWEDNDLIASVEGVSLHEE, encoded by the coding sequence ATGATCGATGACGCGAACGCATCCACGCGCGCGGTCGTCGAAGCGCTTGGCGTAGGCAAGCGCTTCGGCAACCACGCGGCGCTGAGAGACGTGAGCATGCGCGTGATGCCCGGCGAGTCGCATGCGCTCGTCGGGCGCAACGGCGCGGGCAAATCGACGCTCGTGTCGATCCTGACCGGCCTGCGCAAGTCCGACACGGGCGAAGTGCGCTTCGGCGGTGAAGCTGCGCCGCCCGTCGCGGACCGCGATGCGTGGCGTGAACGCGTCGCGTGCGTCTATCAGCATTCGACGATCATCCGCGAGTTGTCCGTCGCGGAGAATCTGTTTATCAACCGGCAGCACACGCGCAACGGCGTCATCGACTGGCGCATGATGCGGCGCGATGCGCGAGCGTTGCTCGATCACTGGAAGATCGACGTGCGCGAAGATGCGCGCGCGGGCGACCTCACTGTCGAAGCACGCCAGCTGATCGAAATCGCGCGGGCGCTGTCATATGGCGCGCGCTTCATCATTCTCGATGAACCGACGGCGCAGCTTGACGGCGACGAAATCAAGCGGCTCTTCAAGCGCATCGAAGAACTGCAGCGCGAAGGCGTGACCTTCCTTTTCATCTCGCATCATCTGCAAGAGGTGTACGAAATTTGCCAGGCCGTGACCGTGTTGCGCGATGCAAGGCATATCGTCAGCGCGCCGGTGTCGGCGTTGCCACGCGACAAGCTGATTGAAGCGATGACGGGCGAGCGCGGCGGCCTGAACGTCACCGATGCGGCATCGCGTGATCCGCTGCCTGCGCATGCGGCCGTCGCGTTGCAGGTCGAAGGACTCGCGGGCGCGGACTACGAAGATGTGTCGTTTGCCGTCAAGCGCGGCGAAGTCATCGGACTCACGGGTGCGACAAGCAGCGGACGCACGAGCGTCGCGGAAGCGATTGCGGGACTGCGCAAGCCGCAGCGCGGCAGCATCCGCGTGGACGGCGAAGCGTTGCCACCCGGCGACGTGCCCGCTGCATTGAAGCGCGGCATCGGCTGCGTGCCGAAGGACCGCCATCACGAAGGGCTGGTGCTGACGCAATCGGTCGCCGAGAACGCGTCGATGACGATCGCGCGCGTGCTCGGCAAGTTCGGCATCGCGCCGCCCGCGAAGAAGAACGCATTCGGCAAGAAGATGATCGACGCGCTCGGCATCGTTGCGCAGGGACCGGAGCACGTGGTGTCGGGACTGTCGGGGGGTAATCAGCAAAAGGTGGTGATGGCCCGCGCGCTCGCCACCAATCCCGATGTGCTCGTGCTGATCGATCCAACGGCGGGCGTCGACGTGAAGTCGAAAGAAGCGCTGCTGTCAGTCGTCGATCGCGTGCGCGACGAAGGCAAGGCGGTGATCGTCGCATCGGGAGAACTCGACGATCTACGCACCTGCGACCGCGTGCTGGTGATGTTCCGTGGCCGCATCGCGGCTGAGTTTCCGGCAGGTTGGGAAGACAACGACCTGATCGCGTCCGTTGAAGGAGTCAGTCTCCATGAAGAATAG
- a CDS encoding sugar ABC transporter substrate-binding protein, with translation MGFAKEPRAARRSVQGALTAAVAAACVAGIGFSTAAQAADSSKVGLGLPLLTSPFWQSYNNYLPKYAKEMGIDILAPVNSNNDPAQQITDMNNMVNLGAKGIVVGPIDSAAISRALDSASAKDVKVVAVDVAPTQGKVAMVVRADNRAYGTNACKYIGEHVKSGKVVQIMGDLASVNGRDRSEAFRACLKNYPALSLLEIPAGWKGDVAASSLDSLLTANPDVKAIYMQAGGVYLSPTLQTLRRKQMLFPAGDAKHVVIVSNDGIPQEFDAIRKGEIDATISQPADLYAKYGLYYMKAALAGQTFKPGPTDHGSNIVQLQPGVLEDQLPAPLVTKANVDDKNLWGNTLK, from the coding sequence ATGGGTTTTGCCAAAGAGCCGCGCGCGGCTCGCCGTTCTGTTCAGGGTGCATTGACGGCCGCCGTGGCCGCTGCGTGTGTGGCCGGCATCGGCTTCAGCACCGCCGCGCAGGCCGCCGATTCCAGCAAGGTCGGCCTCGGCCTGCCGCTTCTCACATCACCGTTCTGGCAGTCGTACAACAACTATCTGCCGAAGTACGCGAAGGAAATGGGCATCGACATCCTCGCGCCCGTCAATTCGAATAACGACCCGGCGCAGCAGATCACCGACATGAACAATATGGTGAATCTGGGTGCAAAGGGGATCGTGGTCGGACCGATCGATTCGGCCGCGATCAGCCGCGCGCTCGATTCGGCATCCGCGAAAGACGTGAAGGTCGTCGCCGTCGACGTCGCGCCGACGCAAGGCAAAGTCGCGATGGTCGTGCGCGCCGACAACCGCGCGTACGGCACGAATGCATGCAAGTACATCGGCGAGCACGTGAAGTCCGGCAAGGTCGTGCAGATCATGGGCGATCTGGCCTCCGTCAACGGACGCGACCGCTCCGAAGCATTCCGTGCATGCCTGAAGAATTATCCGGCGCTGTCGCTGCTCGAAATTCCCGCGGGCTGGAAGGGCGACGTCGCGGCAAGCTCGCTCGATAGCCTGCTGACCGCCAATCCCGATGTGAAGGCAATCTACATGCAGGCGGGCGGCGTCTATCTGTCGCCGACCCTGCAGACGCTGCGCCGCAAGCAGATGCTGTTTCCCGCAGGCGATGCGAAGCACGTCGTGATCGTCAGCAATGACGGCATCCCGCAAGAGTTCGACGCGATCCGCAAGGGAGAAATCGACGCGACCATTTCGCAACCCGCCGATCTCTACGCCAAGTACGGCCTCTACTACATGAAGGCCGCACTCGCCGGACAGACGTTCAAGCCGGGTCCGACCGACCACGGCAGCAACATCGTCCAGTTGCAGCCGGGCGTGCTCGAAGACCAGTTGCCCGCGCCCCTCGTGACGAAGGCCAATGTCGACGACAAGAACCTCTGGGGTAACACGCTGAAATGA
- a CDS encoding IclR family transcriptional regulator: protein MDVEEKDDAERYRAPALDKGLDILELLAEQKSGLTRAEITKLLGRNASEMYRMLERLVARQYVVRSAGGDRYSLSLKLYALAHRHPPMNRLISEALPLMQRFATEAEQSCHLAVYDRGNLLVIAQVDGPGTWGISVRLGSRVGLIDTSSGRTMLAFQTLEQREHMLAEHTKVKGEVTIDHDALEAVCAAIRDAGFSQKDSQQIFGVTDLTFPLLTASGQAIAAMTCPYLKRIDEYVAPSLDEVTAMLREIVQGLSMFAE from the coding sequence ATGGACGTGGAAGAGAAGGACGACGCCGAGCGCTATCGGGCGCCTGCGCTCGACAAGGGGCTGGACATACTGGAGCTGCTTGCGGAGCAGAAGAGCGGCCTGACGCGCGCCGAAATCACGAAACTATTGGGGCGCAACGCGAGCGAGATGTACCGGATGCTGGAGCGGCTGGTGGCGCGCCAGTACGTGGTGAGATCGGCGGGGGGCGACCGCTATTCGTTGAGCCTGAAGCTGTATGCACTCGCGCACCGGCATCCGCCGATGAACCGGCTGATTTCCGAAGCGTTGCCGCTGATGCAGCGCTTTGCGACGGAGGCCGAACAGTCGTGTCATCTCGCCGTCTACGATCGCGGCAATCTGCTGGTAATTGCACAGGTGGACGGGCCGGGCACATGGGGCATTTCGGTGCGGCTCGGCTCGCGGGTCGGTTTGATCGATACAAGTTCGGGGCGCACGATGCTGGCGTTTCAGACGCTCGAGCAGCGTGAGCATATGCTTGCCGAGCACACGAAGGTCAAAGGGGAAGTGACCATCGATCACGACGCGCTCGAGGCCGTTTGCGCGGCGATTCGCGATGCCGGTTTTTCGCAGAAGGACAGTCAGCAGATTTTTGGTGTCACCGATCTGACGTTTCCGTTATTGACTGCGTCTGGACAGGCTATTGCTGCCATGACTTGTCCTTATCTCAAGCGGATCGATGAGTATGTTGCGCCTTCCCTCGATGAGGTTACTGCGATGTTGAGGGAGATCGTGCAGGGACTTTCGATGTTTGCCGAGTAG
- a CDS encoding PaaI family thioesterase, whose product MTDLLDRARGALHAQPFSVLLGTELMYVGANELTLCLPIRDELRQQHGFVHGGVISYLADNALTFAGALALGPRVVTGEYKINYLRPAVTGVLMARAEVVYVGRQQATCRCSVFVTDGDQERLVAVAQGTINRIGDGAENDAR is encoded by the coding sequence ATGACTGATCTACTCGACCGGGCGCGCGGCGCACTGCACGCCCAGCCCTTTAGCGTGCTGCTCGGCACCGAGCTGATGTATGTGGGCGCGAACGAGCTGACGCTGTGCCTGCCGATTCGCGACGAGTTGCGGCAGCAGCATGGTTTTGTGCACGGCGGGGTGATCAGCTATCTCGCCGACAATGCGCTGACTTTTGCGGGCGCGCTGGCGCTCGGACCGAGGGTCGTGACAGGGGAGTACAAGATCAACTATCTGCGGCCGGCTGTGACCGGGGTGCTGATGGCGCGGGCCGAAGTGGTGTACGTCGGGCGGCAGCAGGCGACATGCCGGTGCAGTGTTTTCGTCACTGACGGGGATCAGGAACGGCTTGTCGCCGTTGCGCAGGGGACGATCAATCGCATCGGCGACGGGGCTGAAAACGATGCCAGGTGA